The Pelmatolapia mariae isolate MD_Pm_ZW linkage group LG10_11, Pm_UMD_F_2, whole genome shotgun sequence genome includes a region encoding these proteins:
- the smyd4 gene encoding SET and MYND domain-containing protein 4 isoform X1 produces the protein MDLLCVQWQDHVAQKWRSLEPKQNEQFTSLLEIDGVFRCALSLMRQDDLDFLQQVSAVYSVQKDAELAAKCRERGNSSFKTKNYTAAALHYSKGICFAPSTSEQLSLCYANRSAALYHLQHYRECLDDIDRAVKNGYPSHLLHKLEDRCTLCFKHLSVHEKGRENDQKPASNDCKGSDTANSPSVGPLTVGICPQVVVDSTVEKGRHLVAVNRIAAGEVILTDRPYSCVLLPGMEEVKGKVGRYGREREVLFGIEDRRCHRCLTETLSLVPCDGCSYSRYCSTGCQQEAWEEHHRWECALGADLMAMGVMSQLALRVALKAGLKNFLLAREPIRDEHKECFNNHSSDPSTSSYGGSYLNMYNLLHHLNHHSPALRFMCAVTAATLYLKLSKAGPPPVSWSHTPQGPNKEGEDTDWNAELWMLGSAVLQHILQLRCNAQAIVVLQDTGATNSPVQSNREIRIATAVFPTLSLLNHSCCPNTSLVFSTGGIIEPSGSALSADFSGGEAEWRHNAQGVTVTVRAARLITPGQEILHCYGPHSSRMVTQERRRLLQEQYYFLCQCEACSQQQQDVEEPRQQQPGAEGRDLGLLCIKCKGSLKKRSEDREAGFVCSRSSCSHCMSLSDVNNRLQEIRVNLEKAVELMETDRPGEALRLLKKTLCQSGLILAETHPLQGELADATARAYASMGDWNNAASHLERSAVAIASQFGKESVELGRQLFKLAQLHFNGGSRGTALSVIPKVRRLLCLHCGPHCHELQELKAMEDCLQG, from the exons ATGGATCTGCTGTGCGTTCAGTGGCAAGATCACGTGGCACAGAAGTGGCGCTCTCTCGAGCCCAAACAAAATGAACAGTTTACGTCCCTGCTGGAAATAGATGGCGTTTTCAGATGTGCTCTAAGTCTCATGAG acaAGATGATCTGGACTTCTTGCAGCAAGTATCTGCAGTATATTCAGTACAGAAGGATGCAGAGCTAGCAGCCAAATGCAGGGAGAGGGGAAACTCCAGCTTCAAGACTAAAAACTACACTGCAGCTGCTCTGCACTATTCAAAG GGCATCTGTTTTGCTCCCAGTACTTCGGAGCAGCTGTCTCTGTGCTACGCCAACCGCTCTGCTGCGCTCTACCATCTGCAGCACTACCGG GAATGCCTTGATGACATTGACAGAGCCGTGAAGAATGGCTATCCCTCTCATCTTTTACACAAACTGGAGGACCGCTGCACTCTGTGCTTTAAACATCTCTCTGTACATGAAAAGGGAAGGGAGAATGATCAAAAACCTGCCTCAAACGATTGTAAAGGTTCAGACACAGCAAATTCACCATCTGTTGGGCCTCTCACAGTTGGGATTTGTCCTCAAGTTGTTGTTGACTCCACTGTGGAGAAAGGTCGACACCTGGTGGCTGTAAATAGAATAGCAGCTGGGGAGGTGATTCTCACTGACAGGCCGTACAGCTGTGTCCTCCTACCAGGAATGGAGGAGGTGAAAGGGAAGGTGGGACGGTacggcagagagagagaagtgttGTTTGGAATAGAGGACAGGCGTTGCCATAGGTGTTTGACTGAAACGCTGAGTCTTGTGCCATGTGACGGGTGTAGCTACAGCCGATACTGTTCAACTGGCTGTCAGCAGGAAGCCTGGGAAGAACATCATCGCTGGGAGTGTGCGCTGGGAGCAGATCTGATGGCGATGGGCGTTATGTCACAGCTCGCCCTGAGGGTAGCTCTCAAGGCAGGGTTAAAAAACTTCCTACTAGCAAGGGAGCCAATCAGAGACGAGCACAAGGAGTGTTTTAATAATCATTCGAGTGATCCTTCTACATCATCCTATGGGGGCTCTTACCTGAATATGTATAACTTGCTGCACCACCTGAATCACCACAGCCCTGCTCTGCGTTTCATGTGTGCGGTCACCGCGGCAACACTCTACCTGAAGCTCAGCAaggcaggaccaccacctgtatCATGGAGCCATACCCCACAGGGACCAAACAAGGAGGGAGAAGACACTGATTGGAATGCAGAGCTATGGATGCTGGGAAGTGCAGTTCTACAGCACATCCTACAGCTGAGGTGTAACGCCCAGGCAATAGTCGTGCTGCAAGACACAG GAGCAACAAACTCACCGGTGCAGTCCAACAGGGAAATTCGCATTGCTACTGCAGTATTCCCGACTCTTAGTCTTCTCAATCACTCTTGCTGCCCCAATACCAGCCTTGTGTTCAGCACTGGAGGCATTATTGAGCCTTCTGGTTCAGCTCTGTCTGCAGACTTCAGTGGGGGTGAAGCTGAATGGAGGCACAACGCGCAGGGAGTCACTGTAACAGTCAGAGCAGCCAGACTCATCACTCCTGGACAAGAGATCCTGCACTGCTATG GTCCTCATAGCAGCAGAATGGTGACCCAGGAACGCCGTCGTCTTCTGCAAGAGCAGTACTACTTCTTGTGTCAGTGTGAGGCCTGTAGCCAACAGCAGCAGGACGTGGAGGAGCCCAGACAGCAGCAGCCAGGCGCTGAGGGCAGAGATCTTGGACTCCTGTGCATCAAGTGCAAAGGATCTCTCAAA AAAAGGAGTGAGGACAGAGAAGCCGGATTTGTATGTTCACGCTCATCCTGCAGTCATTGTATGTCCTTATCTGACGTGAACAACAGGCTGCAGGAGATCAGGGTTAACCTGGAGAAGGCTGTGGAACTCATGGAGACAGACAGGCCAG GTGAGGCCCTAAGACTGCTAAAAAAGACTCTGTGTCAGTCTGGTCTCATCCTTGCAGAGACACACCCGCTACAGGGGGAGCTAGCTGATGCCACAGCCAGAGCTTATGCTTCTATGG GTGACTGGAATAATGCAGCATCCCATCTGGAGCGAAGCGCTGTAGCCATTGCCTCCCAGTTTGGAAAAGAAAGCGTTGAACTGGGTCGACAACTCTTCAAATTAGCACAGCTACACTTCAACGG TGGTTCCCGAGGGACGGCTCTCTCCGTCATCCCCAAGGTCAGGCGACTTCTCTGCCTTCACTGCGGTCCACACTGCCATGAATTACAGGAGCTGAAGGCCATGGAGGACTGCTTACAAGGGTAG
- the smyd4 gene encoding SET and MYND domain-containing protein 4 isoform X2 produces MDLLCVQWQDHVAQKWRSLEPKQNEQFTSLLEIDGVFRCALSLMRQDDLDFLQQVSAVYSVQKDAELAAKCRERGNSSFKTKNYTAAALHYSKGICFAPSTSEQLSLCYANRSAALYHLQHYRECLDDIDRAVKNGYPSHLLHKLEDRCTLCFKHLSVHEKGRENDQKPASNDCKGSDTANSPSVGPLTVGICPQVVVDSTVEKGRHLVAVNRIAAGEVILTDRPYSCVLLPGMEEVKGKVGRYGREREVLFGIEDRRCHRCLTETLSLVPCDGCSYSRYCSTGCQQEAWEEHHRWECALGADLMAMGVMSQLALRVALKAGLKNFLLAREPIRDEHKECFNNHSSDPSTSSYGGSYLNMYNLLHHLNHHSPALRFMCAVTAATLYLKLSKAGPPPVSWSHTPQGPNKEGEDTDWNAELWMLGSAVLQHILQLRCNAQAIVVLQDTGATNSPVQSNREIRIATAVFPTLSLLNHSCCPNTSLVFSTGGIIEPSGSALSADFSGGEAEWRHNAQGVTVTVRAARLITPGQEILHCYGPHSSRMVTQERRRLLQEQYYFLCQCEACSQQQQDVEEPRQQQPGAEGRDLGLLCIKCKGSLKKRSEDREAGFVCSRSSCSHCMSLSDVNNRLQEIRVNLEKAVELMETDRPGEALRLLKKTLCQSGLILAETHPLQGELADATARAYASMGDWNNAASHLERSAVAIASQFGKESVELGRQLFKLAQLHFNGNNNLCVIFLSFSQWFPRDGSLRHPQGQATSLPSLRSTLP; encoded by the exons ATGGATCTGCTGTGCGTTCAGTGGCAAGATCACGTGGCACAGAAGTGGCGCTCTCTCGAGCCCAAACAAAATGAACAGTTTACGTCCCTGCTGGAAATAGATGGCGTTTTCAGATGTGCTCTAAGTCTCATGAG acaAGATGATCTGGACTTCTTGCAGCAAGTATCTGCAGTATATTCAGTACAGAAGGATGCAGAGCTAGCAGCCAAATGCAGGGAGAGGGGAAACTCCAGCTTCAAGACTAAAAACTACACTGCAGCTGCTCTGCACTATTCAAAG GGCATCTGTTTTGCTCCCAGTACTTCGGAGCAGCTGTCTCTGTGCTACGCCAACCGCTCTGCTGCGCTCTACCATCTGCAGCACTACCGG GAATGCCTTGATGACATTGACAGAGCCGTGAAGAATGGCTATCCCTCTCATCTTTTACACAAACTGGAGGACCGCTGCACTCTGTGCTTTAAACATCTCTCTGTACATGAAAAGGGAAGGGAGAATGATCAAAAACCTGCCTCAAACGATTGTAAAGGTTCAGACACAGCAAATTCACCATCTGTTGGGCCTCTCACAGTTGGGATTTGTCCTCAAGTTGTTGTTGACTCCACTGTGGAGAAAGGTCGACACCTGGTGGCTGTAAATAGAATAGCAGCTGGGGAGGTGATTCTCACTGACAGGCCGTACAGCTGTGTCCTCCTACCAGGAATGGAGGAGGTGAAAGGGAAGGTGGGACGGTacggcagagagagagaagtgttGTTTGGAATAGAGGACAGGCGTTGCCATAGGTGTTTGACTGAAACGCTGAGTCTTGTGCCATGTGACGGGTGTAGCTACAGCCGATACTGTTCAACTGGCTGTCAGCAGGAAGCCTGGGAAGAACATCATCGCTGGGAGTGTGCGCTGGGAGCAGATCTGATGGCGATGGGCGTTATGTCACAGCTCGCCCTGAGGGTAGCTCTCAAGGCAGGGTTAAAAAACTTCCTACTAGCAAGGGAGCCAATCAGAGACGAGCACAAGGAGTGTTTTAATAATCATTCGAGTGATCCTTCTACATCATCCTATGGGGGCTCTTACCTGAATATGTATAACTTGCTGCACCACCTGAATCACCACAGCCCTGCTCTGCGTTTCATGTGTGCGGTCACCGCGGCAACACTCTACCTGAAGCTCAGCAaggcaggaccaccacctgtatCATGGAGCCATACCCCACAGGGACCAAACAAGGAGGGAGAAGACACTGATTGGAATGCAGAGCTATGGATGCTGGGAAGTGCAGTTCTACAGCACATCCTACAGCTGAGGTGTAACGCCCAGGCAATAGTCGTGCTGCAAGACACAG GAGCAACAAACTCACCGGTGCAGTCCAACAGGGAAATTCGCATTGCTACTGCAGTATTCCCGACTCTTAGTCTTCTCAATCACTCTTGCTGCCCCAATACCAGCCTTGTGTTCAGCACTGGAGGCATTATTGAGCCTTCTGGTTCAGCTCTGTCTGCAGACTTCAGTGGGGGTGAAGCTGAATGGAGGCACAACGCGCAGGGAGTCACTGTAACAGTCAGAGCAGCCAGACTCATCACTCCTGGACAAGAGATCCTGCACTGCTATG GTCCTCATAGCAGCAGAATGGTGACCCAGGAACGCCGTCGTCTTCTGCAAGAGCAGTACTACTTCTTGTGTCAGTGTGAGGCCTGTAGCCAACAGCAGCAGGACGTGGAGGAGCCCAGACAGCAGCAGCCAGGCGCTGAGGGCAGAGATCTTGGACTCCTGTGCATCAAGTGCAAAGGATCTCTCAAA AAAAGGAGTGAGGACAGAGAAGCCGGATTTGTATGTTCACGCTCATCCTGCAGTCATTGTATGTCCTTATCTGACGTGAACAACAGGCTGCAGGAGATCAGGGTTAACCTGGAGAAGGCTGTGGAACTCATGGAGACAGACAGGCCAG GTGAGGCCCTAAGACTGCTAAAAAAGACTCTGTGTCAGTCTGGTCTCATCCTTGCAGAGACACACCCGCTACAGGGGGAGCTAGCTGATGCCACAGCCAGAGCTTATGCTTCTATGG GTGACTGGAATAATGCAGCATCCCATCTGGAGCGAAGCGCTGTAGCCATTGCCTCCCAGTTTGGAAAAGAAAGCGTTGAACTGGGTCGACAACTCTTCAAATTAGCACAGCTACACTTCAACGG AAATAACAACCTTTGCGTCATTTTCCTCTCCTTCTCCCAGTGGTTCCCGAGGGACGGCTCTCTCCGTCATCCCCAAGGTCAGGCGACTTCTCTGCCTTCACTGCGGTCCACACTGCCATGA